CAAACTATAACTTATTTTTTCGATTTCTAACATAAAGACATTGCCTGACATAAACACATAATTGCTGCTTAGTTCAATACTATGATTCTAATGAACTATCACAAAAATAGAGATTTTGTGTGAAGAATGACCTCTGTCAACAAGAGACATGACTAAAAAGCTACCGATGTAAAGATCAAGTAGAAAAGTGGGGTTCACATTAACAGTAACCTAGAGTTCCTCATTAAGAAACTAGTGGTACCTTTAATTACAAACAGAAGGTGAATAACGCCTTAAGTGCATGGGAAATGCCATGACCTCCTTTGTTCCCTCTAGATTCTACCTTACTTGTTTGGAGATGAGAACTGGGGAAATAACTTTACTCTTTGACCAGACTGCCTCCTAGTTGTAGAAATGTGTCACTACAATTTGTACGGCAGCACATAAACTATGCATTGAAATAaggacattattttattttaagccactTGAAACAGATTAAGTAAACTTCAAAGATGGCTATGATGTATGTGTGTTACTGccacacaaaaattttaaaccatttcAAACTGCACTGTGTCTGGGTTTGCCTGAAAAAATAGTATAAATCAAATAAGGAAATGGTTGCAAAAATTTAAATtgctgattaaaaaaagaaaaagcacttctAACTTTCAAATTAAGAAGATAAATTAGCAACTTATTATCTAAGTAAGACCAAGTTTTCCATTTGGTCTGAAGTTAAAAATTGAAGGACAAATCTTTTTGAAGACACACATCTCAAGTAGTATTCCAAAGAAGAAACATTTAGGAATATTCTCCACAGTAGAGAAAAAGATAGATGCTAAATTTAACAATCCCAACAATCCAATatactaaaaatacaaataagattATCATTGATTAGTCTAGTAAACCTAATATTCTGGCTATAAGTAGTACTAAAAGAAGTTAGTTATATACAgaaattgtgtttttttccctATAAACATGAAAACCTTTCCTTAAAAAATTACTCTGTATGTTTCAATTATTTGTATATCCAAATGTGAATTGAAAATCCTCTCATACCAGAATAGTAGGAATGAGGACTAGGTTTAGTAGGTTTAGtttcaaaaaacataatttttggaagtgaaaaaaattaaacacaaattaCTGAGCTGGTATAAATTAATTGTTTCCCCAAAGCCTAAATAGTTATTAAACCATCacagcctttattttttaatataatggaGTCTGTTAGAGtaatatttgagaatttataACCATAAGTTTATAAATAGcacctatttaaaaatttattatatgaacacatgcaaaaaaaaggTACTTATTTTATAGTCATAACTTTTTTTTCCGGGATTTCATTCAAAAGCAGGTCCTCAAACAGTATTTCACAACGATCAGCAACTGTGTTCAATATATCTCTCTTCACTGCCTGGGTAGGTGGGGGATAGGGCAAgcaaaaacacaacaacaacaaaaaaaaaactttagagtttcattatttaattataaaaaaaccctaaaaatttTGTTTCCCAGTATAATCATGTTCACTAAATAACTGATACATCCATATCATTCCATTtgctatttccttttgtttaccatgCTTATTAATACAATTATAGTTTAAAGACAAATTTGCCTGgatcttatttaaatattaagtttaaagcaaatgaatgaatgaaattttacATCTAAAAAAGTCTTGCTAGCATTCCAAGTTAGGACACATATAACTATGACATAAATGCCagtcaccattttttaaaattctgaattataCAACGATACCTATCAatactttttctatttaaaaaattcaatttccctcaaaagaaattatttcaaatgcaCTAATATTTCACAACTGTGCAGTACTTACTAAGACTGCATAATCATAACTTTAAGAGTCAAAAAAAGATATATTCTATGTGTAAAAAATCTGGAgctaattacatatatatttggaCTGTACAACAGAGTGGCTCTTCATCAATTAAgatcataataataattataaaatctgaGGTCAAAGGAAAAAAACTTGAGGATTTTTGTAAAGTTATATGTCCATTTTCCATATACCAGTTATTCCTTTCTGTACCTGCACGGCGTCTTTAACCTTGGGCTTGTTGCTGTGAATATAAGCTCTGCATTTCACAGAACCCTTAAGGTTTACAGAACCACTGCAGATCTGAACTGTGGCTGTAGATCTGTGGTCTGAATTCAGAAGCTGAAAGACAAATGTTTAAGTcctaaaaattaacaatatttaaCTATACAAAGTACTCAAACATACATTAGCAATCAtatgaagaaagaaggaatttttGACTGTTTGAAAATAGTCTCTGTAAGTTATTAAAGGGTTTTAAGTTACATACTATTTTCTAAGCATTCTGAATATAGATTAAAAATTAGGGCCAAGTATATCTAAATGTATTCTCATTAACATAAACATCTAAAATACCAATATTCATTCAAAATTTCACCAAAAATATACTATTGCACATTACTTAgctaaaagataaaaagatgttTTATAAAGACATGTTATCAGTAGAAATAAAGCATGAGATATAAGAAATGCACAAAAGAACATGAAGTAGAATccgataaatattaaaaaattacaaacagtACACAGACTCACATTTACTTAAACTTTCAACTCATAACTTTCATATGCCAAAAGTAATGCTATGCTTTATTTAGGCAAAACCAAAACATCAACTATGACTATCAGCTGAAAATGATATCAATGGTTTCCAATGGATAAAATGGTTACCATTTTCAACTCAAAGTCCCATCTTCTTTAGTCTAAGGAGTATTATTAGTTCCCGCTTGGTTTTCAGGTGTTTCacaaacttattatttttttttggtactggtgcttgaattcaggggcactttaccagtgagctcatacccagtcctttttaatttttacatagggtctcactaagttgctgagggtcttgttaagttgctgaggctggcctggaacttgtgatcctcctgcctcagtctcccaagtggctgggattacaggcatgtgccaccaagcctggtgCTCCACAAACATTTTTAAGTTCATCATCTTAATAAGTGTCAAAACAAAGCCCATGGAAATACTGAAAAGTACTACTAAATACGTATCttcaaaatgggaataaaaaattgtgattaaaaaccaggtgtgatggtgcacgccggtaatcccagtagttcaggaggctaaggcaggaggattgcaagttggaagtcagcctcagcaatttagtgaggccctcagcaacttagcgagaccctgtctcaaaatgtaaataaaaaatgggctggggatgtggctcagtggttgaacattcctgggttcagtctctagtaccataagaaaaaaaaaaatggacatgaAAAATGTAATTGATGTTTTAAGTAATTTGGAATAAAACAGTTAATAGTAGGAGTCCATTCTGAATGAACAAAATCCAAATCATACAACTTGTGAAAAATGCTATATGCCTATAAACCTCTGTAATtaagaagaaattaggaaaaatgatgaacaaaaagaatttgaatataTAGCTACTGACAGAGCCTGAGTAGTCAATGTCTAATACGGTTCAAAGTCTAGTGTttcaaaaaaattccaaacttaATCATAGTCAAGGTCTTGTTAGTAAAACTCTTATCATAGACCAAACAGCTCTAAAAGTCCCAGGTCCATTCaaaaaatacttctcaaagaacAAAGCAGCAAGGTGACATTGCTGATACTCTATTTAGAATAAGCTTCCTATGTAGAGTTTATCAATACATCAGTAGGATGATAGTGGAGAAGAGTAATGGGCTTACTTCATCCACTCTGAAAATCGTTATTATAGATGAAACTactctattttgaaaaataatgccttatcttacatatttaatatataatttgatACATATCTCATCACATATCAAACATTtataatacatatgtgtattAGTTAGGGCATTGTTTTCCAAAACAGACTAGAATATAAAAGTTTACACATGCAAGCACATCAAAGAAAAGGGTTCTAAAGGATATAAGAACTGACTCATTCCTTTGGTAAAAATGTTGCTGGGTTCTACAAATATGAACTCCTCTTGGTCTCTGAACTTAGGAACAAGCTGGTTTACAAACAGCCTTTGGGAATCTATCTCATTCACATGTGAAGTGATACTGATACAGGATTTTGGAAAAAAGAACAATACTTCTAGCTACGGTCACCATATGAAACCCAATAGACGTAGAGGCATTTTAGGCTAGATCTTAAGGTATAGATAGGATTTTGACTGggcaaataagaaaaagatggcTGCCAAGACACATGATTCAGGaaatgcaaagaattttaaagggAGAATAAACAATAGTAAGATTTGGAAAATAAGGATGAAAGGTATGCTGAGACTATGAAGAGTCCTGAATTTGACTTTTCTTATTAGTCAATACAGAGCAATTAAGGAATCTGAGTAAAGAGAGTAGTAAAATCAGTGTCTGATTCTTCTACAaatactttctgaaaaaaattaatgtaagtGAATGAAGGCAAAGTGTGATTCAGAAGGGATAATATGAAGTTATATACAGGGTGAAGTAGTAATATGGGAGGCATTCTGCAAATAACAACATAAAGGTTTGCAAAGAGATCACTTTGACTGTATACAAGGAAGACTGTATACATGGAAAGAGACCGGTTAAGAGTTACTTGCTCTAATCAGGTAAAGTAATACTGTTGTAAGGCTAACTACAGTGGAACTATAAGGAAACTAAGATAAGCCTCACAgtataaggaaaaaatgaatgagatTTGAGTAGAATAAAAGTGATAGCAAGTACTTACTGACTATTATACATTGGTCACTTCAAAAATTCCAGTTGAGAGACCAAttgaatgacaaaaataatattacattaaataataaCATACATCATTACAACAAATTATCTTCTACGATATTATCTTCCACTATTTCCTCTGTATTCTTATACTCTATATATCTCCCAACTGCAATTTTATCACTAACACAATTTACACTTCTAGGAATGATTagtacttttaacattttttcttcaagATATCCAactttaaatttccaaattttagaatttgaaacaatcatataaaaatatgaaacttgCTAATTAATACTTTGTGATTTTATCACATCAGAAGAAGTAAAAAACTACTTCAATTAAGTATACAACAACTCCTGGCACATCTGTGCATACATTTTTTGCTCTGTATAAAGTTGCTAAAAGTtgaaactttatttatgaaaactAAACTCCAAATGTTTAGatatatttgtgtacatatatgtatgtgtatatgaatgtaaatattttaaaaactgttatctACTTGATGCTAAAATTTTAATAGCCTTGAGGCAAAAGATTcaaataagttttattaaaataatgtttcctgGGAATAACCTTCCCAACTGGATATTTTATACAGTTTCTTGCagctctaaaattattttattctctaattacaaaaataaacaatttcattAGGGTAAtcctaaaaaataatatattttaaataagtggtataagtatttaaaatacttaCCAACTGTGTTAGCACTTGCACATTAAAAGAATGACTAGTTGCTTGAGTATTTCCTCTCAAAgattttttctaaaacaaaaaataaaacccacaaaaattaaaaagctataCTGTTGAGATTGTAAATAGAACATAAGATAATTAGGAACTATTCTACATGTACTaagtaactaaaagaaaaaaacaactcttaCTACTTAAACTTAGCTTTTTTATAAAGATAAGCTGCTTCATGTATTCTATATCAATTAATATGTACTCTTAAAACCATTTCCTACTTTGATTCCTCTAAAGCAAGAATTGGCAAACAATTGCCTATGGGCCAAATCCACACTGCTACCTGTCTCTATGAATAAAGTATTTCTGAAACACAACAATTATTATCCATTTACATCATCATCTGTGGCTACCTCCACACTACAACAGCAGAGGTGAATAGTTGTAACCAGACAACAGGTCTTGCAaggtctaaaatatttaccatgtggCTATTTACACAAAGTTTGCTGATTCCTGGTCTAGAGGGAGAGATCACTCATTCCTCTTCCTACAGGTCAAACCTATGTTAGGACCGTCTGCAGATCCTCCCATAAAATGGCCACACCTAGTTTTTAAACTGCTATCATTATAGAACATGAGACCTTTACTTTTAAGTAAGCAGTTTACAACTTAAGATATTAGGTGAGATTTAGATGACACTTCCTACTGTAGGGTTCAGGATCTCAATTACATCAGAAATAATCTCCTCCCATCATTTCCTAGAAAAATGTCTGCCCTCTACTTTAAAAGATCTTAGAAATGAGTAGATAAAACCTGTTTTCATGAAGGCAAGGACTAAAGATaaaccatcttttattttttatttcataaataaaaatgattttaacttACTTGTCCTTCTAATAGATCACAATCTTCATCTTTAACTTGTCCATTAATCGAATAAACACCATTTTCTATTTGCTTGGCCCAGCGTATAAGTCCATTCTTAAAAGGAAAGCAACATGAACAAGGAAATCTTTCAGATATAACATCATCTCTAACTCTCTAGACTCCACTTTTTTCCACTgaacacaataaaaaagaaaagccctaAGTATCAGTAACACAGTATTTAATTCCagtctcataaaaaaaaaaaaaaaaaaattagaaaaaaagacatcttggtttggggttgtggctcagcggtagagcacttgcctggcatgtgtgaggccctgggttcaatcctcagcacacatataaataaataagcaaaataaaacattcactgacaactaaaaaatattttttaaaaaaagacatcttAACTTTTTGGCACTTTATCCATATTTATTTGCCTGATCTTTATCTTAAACTAACATTTACATCAAACTCTGAATTCTTTCAAACTACATGAAAACAGTACAATTAAAATCAATACTGcccattatctttttttaaacaggagaaaaaagaacgTTAAACAAATAATCTAATGCAGtattaaaaagggaaatataaGCAAGCACCATCTGCcttcttaaatatgaaaaaaaaaatggaaaaaaatgagacagacaaaaaagaatgacacagaaatacaaaagaaggGCTGGAAAAGTGAAGAGAAACTGACAAGAACCAAGAGAAAGGTGTAAGACCAAACAGTATAGCCacttacataattatttttcatacatgttaattaataaatatttattacataccTATTACACTAAAGATACTAGTATAACTTTGATCCTTCTAAAAAAATTCTAATCTGGAATAAGTTACTCAAATAACACAAtcattattataaatgttttgacaaaattttaagtgttttgacaattataaaatgaatgacACAAGCAGAATAACAGCAGATTTTCCATTCAGCAAACACTAAACGAAATTGATTTTACCCTGatacctttgtatttttttccagagTATAGTTGACAGAAGTAGAAGAAAGTGGAATGTGAATATCAATGTGAATAGTACACTCTAGAGAAAGCCATGAAGTAGACAGTCCACTTTGATACTTCCAATCGGCTGGTCTTGCTGAACTCTAGCAGGGAAGAaggtgaaaaaataaagtatgatgTGGTTTAGGTAAAAAAACCATGTAAAGACCAGTAACTGCACAATCTAATAACTCAAACACACCAATACACAATATATGTGGCCAAATTCCTTGAGCAAAGGACATTAgtacaaactaaaaaacaaagCATGCACTAAGTTCAGTACTCTTAAATACATTCTAGGAAACCTTGGCAACCCCCGACAGCCCCTGGTAGAAAGAATATTGTAAAGTTTCATAGTTAAAATTCTGAAAAGTCCTCtgcacctgcctttcacctatagCTTCAGTAGTGTCAGTTCTGAAGATTCTGATGTGCAACTGAGCAACTACTAAGTACCAGGCATTCTCCTTTCTGTCCCATTCTTACTAACCATACTGCTTCAgactttttctcatttacttttagaCACCTTGACAAAATGCTGATCTGGAATCAGCAGAATATTGGTAGCTTGTTTGCTAGACACTATCGCTACCAACAGTCCTCATCACTTTTACTATCAGCTTctcaaatataaaactaaacaCATAAGCAAGGTAGAAGGaacttaacaaaaatattttcacaattatCCAGGCATactggcacacgcctgtaatcccagtaatccaggaggctgaggcaggtgggtcacaagttcaaggtcagtttcagcaacttaatggaatcctatctcaaataaaataaaagtgggtctggtgtagctcaatggtggaacactcctgggttcaatccccagtactggaaaaaaaattaacaatgaaaaaaagtacgaatttttcttgcctataataaaattaatcttaGTTCAGAATAAAAACTACAGGTGGCTGTAGATAGTAATAGAAAGTAAAGCcatcaaaattatttaaactaaataaaaggtgaattttaatgtaaaaatagagaaaaatctatAAAGGGTAATTTTGTCTTACCTTTGGGTCGTGGACATCATAAGTTCGACAAGATATTCTTTACTAATTAAGGACAGAAATGACCAAAATAAGAAGCAATTCTTGATAATCAAGAGAATATatatcatcaaaaaataaaaataatcatgtatCCAAGAGTTCTTACAAATCATAACACTTTATacacttacatatatataaatgtataggtatgtacatgtatatataaatttatttgtatatgcacataaatataaattgCTTGGTCTATAATACTTGTGGTAATTGAAAACTATTTCCTTACAGTTATAAACACTGCTAATCACAATAAATAGAATGGAAGTACTTGTGAAATTTTCCACAAATATATCTTCCACAACAAAAAGGAGTGCTGTTTTGGATGAGATCAAGTCTGAGAATATTTGTTTGGTCAAAAGGCCTGCACAGGAAACTTTCCAGTTAAAAATCATCTTCTGCAGGAATggtcacttttaaaattttgttttctgaaggTCTCAATATATTGGGCTCTTGGattgtattatttctttagtgaGGTTGCTTCTTACTTGGGGGTTGTCCCTCTGTCCTGGAAAGTCACAGTTACTATCTTTTCATCTTGGCCAAAAGCATAAGGATTTCTTGGATATCTACACTGTTCAGTTAAGGGTACCTGTGctttaaatttcacattttatcttTAGGAAATGAAGGTgaaaattttaacataattttaaaaaaattactttgccTAAGCTGTCAGTTGGCATTTTCCTCTCTCTAGAATCTATTGTGCTtcatggaatcagcctaggtgtccatcaatgaataaatggataatggagttttattcagtcataaagaagaatgaaattatgttattgcaggaaaatggatggaacttgagaacatcatataaagcaaaataagacaaattaaTAGTCAAGGGTTGtacgttttctctcatatgtgaaagctagagaggaaaagaaaggtgggtggcagtagggaaaaatgaaaagattttcacatgaaaatcaaagggagatgagacaagaagaagaaagggacctggggacagggaggggaaaggggaaaaaccAGGAAATAATACTGGCCAAACTATAAGGTTAcattgtgttcatatatgaacatgtaacaacaaatcccaccattatatacaatTGTAATGcgccaattaaaaaaattatggattaaaaaaaaatctattgtgaTCGGATGTACAAAGGTATACAGCCAGTAAAAAATTCAGAATCCTGAGTTCTTGCTACCTCTAACTCTTTATAACCCTGGGACACGATTAACAGTGATTATTACCATTGCTGTTATTTTTGACAACTCTAATTATGTGATATTTACCAAAAAACTTACAAActatgtctattttttaaaatgatgaataaacaaatgttaaaaaaaaactgcaaacatattattttggtaccatacactatttaaatataaacacTTAAATAAAAGATACTTTTTAGTAGATGAGCAAATGTGAAGTATCACTCGTTCTGAGACTTCATCCTCTTTGAAATTCCACAGTCTTTTTCTATTCATAGATTTTTCCATAGCAAATATTAgctgaaagacagaaaaatacacattaattgaatgaaaaatgaaaaaaagtcaaaGTAGAAATAGATAATTACAAGTCCCTAAAGTGcctatttatctttaaaatcccATGAGTCTATCAATTTTCTGTCctttaaaatatagaacatttaccattttggatttcatttttaaggaTTTACATAAAAATTGGGTAAATAGAAAGATATAATTCTGTGTCATTAATTATTAACTGGACATGAAAAATTGATTTTGGGCAAACCagcatttacataaaatatagaacagagattttattttaattagaatgagAAATAACATGATTTTAACTACAAAAATGCAGCATGTTACCAATTGGGCATTTCTTATTTCAAAGTCACAAGATTTATAGCAATGTATAAGGACACAAAAAATAGAGCAATAAcagattaaaagtgaaaaaaatcagaataatgaCATAAATCTGTATCAGAAATCATTACAAAATGCATGTGTGAAACAAGGGTAAGGCTGTCATAAATGTAGTCTAACATGCAGAGAGAAATCTGATTTGTTATCT
This genomic stretch from Sciurus carolinensis chromosome 12, mSciCar1.2, whole genome shotgun sequence harbors:
- the Odr4 gene encoding protein odr-4 homolog isoform X2; the protein is MLPGGLLVLGVFIITTLELANDFQNALRRLIFAMEKSMNRKRLWNFKEDEVSERVILHICSSTKKISCRTYDVHDPKSSARPADWKYQSGLSTSWLSLECTIHIDIHIPLSSTSVNYTLEKNTKNGLIRWAKQIENGVYSINGQVKDEDCDLLEGQKKSLRGNTQATSHSFNVQVLTQLLLNSDHRSTATVQICSGSVNLKGSVKCRAYIHSNKPKVKDAVQAVKRDILNTVADRCEILFEDLLLNEIPEKKDSEKEFYILPYRVFVPVPGSTVKLCDYKFGDESPEEIKDHFIEMLDHVIQIEDLEIAEEINTAYMSSSMNNEASLENKDDKQLEQPIKTTIVLKIRQNIGVIAAFAVAVLAAGISFHYFSD